In one window of Pseudomonas chlororaphis subsp. chlororaphis DNA:
- a CDS encoding NAD(P)/FAD-dependent oxidoreductase produces the protein MTVPIAIIGTGIAGLSATQALRDAGHVVQLFDKSRGSGGRMSSKRSDAGALDMGAQYFTARDRRFVTEVQRWQANGWAAEWAPQLYNFHGGQLTPSPDEQTRWVGTPRMSAITRGLLGETEVHFACRITEVYRGEQHWHLQDAEGFTHGPFSHVIIATPAPQATALLAAAPKLASAAAGVKMDPTWAVALAFETALETPVEGCFVQDSPLDWLARNRSKPGRDNSLDTWVLHASSTWSRQHIDLPKEAVIEQLHGAFAELLHSAMPAPTFSLAHRWLYARPASSHEWGALADVDLGLYVCGDWCLSGRVEGAWLSGQEAARRLHENL, from the coding sequence ATGACCGTACCCATCGCAATCATTGGTACCGGCATCGCCGGACTCTCCGCCACCCAGGCGCTGAGAGACGCCGGGCATGTCGTGCAACTCTTCGACAAGAGCCGCGGCAGCGGCGGGCGTATGTCCAGCAAACGCAGCGACGCCGGCGCGCTGGACATGGGCGCGCAATATTTCACCGCCCGCGACCGGCGCTTCGTCACCGAAGTCCAGCGCTGGCAAGCCAATGGCTGGGCCGCCGAATGGGCGCCGCAGCTGTACAACTTCCATGGCGGCCAGCTCACCCCGTCGCCGGACGAACAGACCCGCTGGGTCGGCACCCCACGCATGAGCGCCATCACCCGTGGCCTGCTGGGCGAAACTGAGGTGCATTTCGCCTGCCGCATCACCGAGGTCTACCGCGGCGAACAGCATTGGCACCTGCAGGATGCCGAAGGTTTCACCCACGGCCCGTTCAGCCACGTGATCATCGCCACGCCGGCCCCCCAGGCCACCGCCCTGCTGGCCGCCGCACCGAAACTGGCGAGTGCCGCCGCCGGGGTGAAGATGGACCCGACCTGGGCTGTCGCCCTGGCATTCGAGACCGCGCTGGAAACCCCAGTGGAAGGCTGCTTCGTACAGGACAGCCCGCTGGACTGGCTGGCCCGCAACCGCAGCAAGCCAGGGCGCGACAACAGCCTCGACACCTGGGTCCTGCATGCCAGCAGCACCTGGAGCCGCCAGCACATCGATCTGCCGAAAGAAGCAGTGATTGAACAGTTGCACGGCGCATTCGCCGAACTGCTGCACAGCGCCATGCCCGCCCCGACCTTCAGCCTCGCCCACCGCTGGCTCTACGCTCGCCCGGCCAGCAGCCATGAGTGGGGAGCCCTGGCGGATGTCGATCTGGGGCTCTATGTGTGCGGCGACTGGTGCCTGTCCGGTCGCGTCGAAGGGGCCTGGCTCAGCGGGCAGGAGGCCGCCCGCCGGTTGCACGAAAACCTGTAA
- a CDS encoding YbgA family protein, with protein MPDKPAQTDKPRIAISACLLGAPVRYNGGHKESRLCSQALAEFFEFVPLCPEVAIGLGTPREPIRLMGDPRQPRAVGSVDQTMDVTRALTDYGQRMAAELDSLCGYIFMQKSPSCGLERVKVYQDQGRPAELSGRGIHAQAFCSRHPDLPVEEDGRLKDPVLRENFLTRVFAYSAWQDVLRQGLSRRRLTDFHARYKYLLMAHNPEQYKVLGNLLGSMGQSDPVFVGPRYFSQLMAALKKCATRRTHSNVLQHISGYLKQAISRDDKQEVQHLITQYRHGIVPLVVPLTLLKHHLRRHPDPYIAQQAYLQPHPESLSLRNAL; from the coding sequence ATGCCCGACAAGCCAGCCCAGACCGACAAGCCGAGAATCGCCATCAGCGCCTGCCTGCTGGGGGCGCCTGTGCGCTACAACGGCGGGCACAAGGAATCGCGCCTGTGCAGCCAGGCCCTCGCTGAGTTTTTCGAGTTTGTCCCGCTGTGCCCGGAAGTCGCCATCGGCCTGGGTACCCCCCGCGAACCGATCCGCCTGATGGGCGATCCGCGGCAACCGCGGGCCGTTGGCAGTGTCGACCAAACCATGGATGTCACCCGGGCACTCACCGATTACGGCCAGCGCATGGCCGCTGAACTGGACAGCCTCTGCGGCTACATCTTCATGCAGAAATCTCCGTCCTGCGGCCTGGAGCGGGTCAAGGTCTACCAGGACCAGGGCCGCCCCGCCGAGCTCAGCGGACGTGGTATCCATGCCCAGGCGTTCTGCAGCCGCCATCCGGACCTCCCGGTGGAAGAAGACGGCCGGCTCAAGGATCCGGTGCTGCGGGAAAACTTCCTGACCCGGGTATTCGCCTACAGCGCCTGGCAGGACGTGCTCAGGCAAGGCCTGAGCCGTCGCCGCCTGACCGACTTTCACGCGCGCTACAAATACCTGCTGATGGCCCACAACCCGGAGCAATACAAGGTCCTCGGCAATCTGCTGGGCAGCATGGGCCAAAGCGACCCGGTGTTCGTCGGCCCGCGTTATTTCAGCCAGTTGATGGCGGCCCTGAAAAAGTGCGCCACCCGCCGTACCCACAGCAACGTGCTGCAACACATCAGCGGCTATCTCAAGCAAGCCATCAGCCGCGACGACAAACAGGAAGTGCAGCACCTCATCACCCAGTACCGCCATGGCATCGTGCCGCTGGTGGTACCGCTGACCTTGCTCAAGCATCATCTGCGCCGGCACCCCGATCCCTACATCGCGCAGCAGGCGTACCTGCAGCCCCACCCGGAAAGTCTCAGCCTGCGCAACGCGCTCTGA
- a CDS encoding MerR family transcriptional regulator — translation MNDSRLDPDASASESDGVHEQGWLPIREVTRQTGVNAVTLRAWERRYGLIVPQRTAKGHRLFSNEHVQRILKILTWLDRGVAVSQVKHLLDAEPAPSEPAHNDWHLQRQCLVQAISQLAERQVDESFNQAMALYPPRTLCEHLLLPLLGELEQRWQGRFGMRMERVFFHSWLRSKFAVRVYHNNRQLQGAPLLLINHSDLPLEPHLWLCAWLISNADCPVQVFDWPLPPGELALAAEHLKARGVLLYASQSINLRQLPRLLGGLDRPVLIVGPAVSIHHAELAICTTKIANLHLAADPLSAHQALTGLRLL, via the coding sequence ATGAACGACTCGAGGCTCGACCCGGATGCATCCGCCAGCGAATCCGATGGTGTCCATGAGCAAGGCTGGTTGCCGATTCGCGAGGTGACCCGCCAGACCGGGGTCAATGCCGTCACCCTGCGCGCCTGGGAACGCCGTTACGGGCTGATCGTGCCGCAACGCACCGCCAAGGGTCACCGGCTGTTTTCCAACGAACACGTGCAGCGCATCCTGAAGATCCTGACCTGGCTCGATCGCGGGGTGGCGGTCAGCCAGGTCAAGCACCTGCTGGACGCCGAGCCGGCGCCCAGCGAACCGGCCCACAACGACTGGCACCTGCAACGCCAGTGCCTGGTCCAGGCCATCAGCCAACTGGCCGAGCGCCAGGTCGACGAAAGCTTCAACCAGGCCATGGCGCTCTATCCGCCACGAACCTTGTGCGAGCACCTGCTGCTACCGCTGCTGGGCGAACTCGAACAGCGCTGGCAGGGCCGCTTCGGCATGCGAATGGAACGGGTGTTTTTCCATTCCTGGCTGCGCAGCAAATTCGCGGTGCGGGTCTATCACAACAATCGCCAGCTACAAGGCGCCCCGCTGCTGCTGATCAATCACTCGGACCTGCCGCTGGAGCCGCACCTGTGGCTCTGCGCCTGGCTGATCAGCAATGCCGACTGCCCGGTGCAAGTCTTCGACTGGCCGCTGCCCCCCGGTGAACTGGCCCTGGCCGCCGAACACCTGAAAGCGCGGGGCGTGCTGCTGTACGCGAGCCAGTCGATCAACCTGCGGCAACTGCCACGCCTGCTCGGCGGCCTCGACCGCCCGGTACTCATCGTCGGCCCAGCAGTGAGCATCCACCACGCCGAACTGGCCATCTGCACTACCAAGATCGCCAATCTGCACCTCGCCGCAGACCCGCTCTCGGCGCATCAGGCCCTGACCGGGCTAAGGCTTCTCTAA
- the phrB gene encoding deoxyribodipyrimidine photo-lyase gives MQLIWLRSDLRLHDNTALSAATQRGPTVALYLLSPRQWQAHDDAPCKVDFWLRNLEQLSGDLARLNIPLLIRQAPSWEQAPQVLLQLCRELAIEALHVNEEYGIHESRRDMAVASLLKSQGVGFHSYLDQLLFRPGSVLTRSGGYFQVFSQFRKVCYNRLHSALPPQLAAPRAQAALRIKADAVPRQVEGFPTPGPHLQALWPAGETAAQQRLARFAETQLDHYQAERDLPARPGTSQLSPYLAAGVLSPRQCLHAALQNNRGEFASGSPGAVTWINELLWREFYKHILVGYPRVSRHRAFRPETEAVAWRDAPEELAAWQQARTGLPIIDAAMRQLLETGWMHNRLRMIVAMFLTKNLLIDWRQGERFFMHHLIDGDLAANNGGWQWSSSTGTDSAPYFRIFNPLSQSQRFDSQGTFIKHWLPELAGLSEKDIHNPAAMGGLFGVADYPPPMVDLSMSRERALAAFKNLPSRVAAEEYRE, from the coding sequence ATGCAACTGATCTGGCTACGCAGCGACCTGCGCCTGCATGACAACACCGCACTGAGCGCCGCAACCCAGCGCGGGCCGACCGTGGCCCTGTACCTGCTGAGCCCGCGGCAGTGGCAGGCGCATGACGATGCGCCGTGCAAGGTCGACTTCTGGCTGCGTAACCTTGAGCAGCTGAGCGGCGACCTGGCGCGGCTGAATATCCCGCTGCTGATCCGCCAAGCGCCGAGCTGGGAGCAGGCACCCCAGGTACTGTTGCAGCTGTGCCGGGAACTGGCCATCGAGGCGCTGCACGTCAATGAGGAATACGGCATTCACGAGAGTCGCCGTGACATGGCGGTGGCCAGCCTGCTGAAGAGCCAGGGCGTGGGCTTCCACAGCTACCTCGACCAACTGCTGTTCCGGCCCGGCAGTGTGCTGACCAGGAGCGGCGGCTACTTCCAGGTCTTCAGCCAGTTTCGCAAGGTCTGCTACAACCGGCTGCACAGCGCCCTGCCGCCACAGCTGGCGGCTCCCAGGGCGCAAGCCGCGCTGAGGATAAAGGCCGATGCGGTGCCCCGGCAGGTCGAGGGCTTCCCCACACCCGGCCCGCACCTGCAGGCGCTCTGGCCGGCCGGTGAAACCGCGGCGCAACAACGCCTGGCGCGCTTTGCCGAGACGCAGCTCGACCACTACCAGGCCGAGCGCGACTTGCCGGCCAGGCCCGGCACCAGCCAGCTTTCGCCCTACCTCGCCGCCGGCGTGCTGTCGCCGCGCCAATGCCTGCACGCGGCGCTGCAAAACAACCGGGGAGAGTTCGCCAGCGGTAGCCCCGGCGCCGTCACCTGGATCAACGAACTGCTCTGGCGCGAGTTCTACAAACACATCCTGGTGGGTTATCCGCGGGTGTCCCGGCACCGGGCCTTCCGCCCGGAAACCGAAGCCGTGGCCTGGCGCGATGCCCCCGAGGAGCTGGCGGCCTGGCAGCAGGCCCGCACCGGCCTGCCGATCATCGATGCAGCCATGCGCCAGTTGCTGGAAACCGGCTGGATGCACAACCGTTTGCGGATGATCGTGGCGATGTTCCTGACCAAGAACCTGCTAATCGACTGGCGCCAGGGCGAGCGCTTTTTCATGCACCACCTGATCGACGGCGACCTCGCGGCGAATAACGGTGGCTGGCAATGGAGTTCATCCACCGGCACCGATTCGGCGCCCTACTTCCGCATCTTCAACCCCTTGAGCCAGTCGCAGAGGTTCGACAGCCAAGGGACGTTCATCAAGCACTGGCTGCCAGAGCTGGCGGGATTGAGCGAAAAAGATATCCACAACCCGGCTGCCATGGGCGGCCTGTTCGGCGTGGCCGATTACCCGCCGCCGATGGTCGATCTGTCGATGTCCCGCGAGCGCGCCCTGGCGGCCTTCAAGAACCTGCCGTCACGGGTGGCGGCCGAGGAATATCGGGAGTAA
- a CDS encoding YkgJ family cysteine cluster protein: protein MTTIPVTQIAETAVTCSSCAACCCQLEVMLITETGVPERFIDTDDWGGEVMLRLDDGWCAALDRNSMLCSIYEQRPLICREFEMGEVDCLNERRGIATAYR, encoded by the coding sequence ATGACCACTATTCCTGTCACCCAGATCGCCGAAACGGCGGTCACCTGCTCGAGCTGCGCGGCCTGCTGCTGCCAACTGGAAGTGATGCTGATCACCGAAACCGGGGTGCCCGAACGTTTTATCGACACCGACGACTGGGGCGGCGAAGTCATGTTGCGACTGGATGATGGCTGGTGTGCCGCGCTGGATCGCAACAGCATGCTGTGCAGCATCTACGAACAACGGCCACTGATCTGCCGGGAGTTCGAGATGGGGGAAGTGGACTGCCTCAACGAACGCCGCGGCATCGCCACGGCGTATCGCTGA
- a CDS encoding acyloxyacyl hydrolase has product MRRMFCLAALAAALLGQSFSAQAAGVEFSVGQTGDSTQTYRLGMQFDWDKSWLQSDVGRLTGYWSGAYTFWDGDEKSSNHSLSFSPVLVYEFAGQNIKPYIEAGIGVAVFANTEVEDNKLGSAFQFEDRFGFGLRFNGGHEVGLRATHYSNAGIATPNDGVESYSLHYTMPL; this is encoded by the coding sequence ATGAGACGAATGTTTTGTTTGGCTGCACTTGCAGCCGCGCTATTGGGGCAAAGTTTTTCGGCACAGGCGGCCGGCGTCGAGTTTTCGGTGGGGCAGACCGGCGATTCGACCCAGACCTATCGCCTGGGTATGCAATTCGATTGGGACAAAAGCTGGCTGCAAAGCGATGTCGGTCGCCTGACCGGCTACTGGAGCGGTGCCTATACCTTCTGGGATGGCGACGAGAAGTCCAGCAACCACAGCCTGTCGTTCTCGCCGGTGCTGGTGTACGAATTTGCCGGGCAGAACATCAAGCCTTACATCGAGGCGGGGATCGGCGTGGCGGTGTTCGCCAACACCGAGGTGGAGGACAACAAGCTCGGTTCGGCGTTCCAGTTCGAGGACCGCTTCGGTTTCGGCCTGCGGTTCAACGGCGGGCATGAAGTCGGTCTCCGTGCCACGCACTATTCCAATGCCGGTATCGCGACACCCAACGACGGCGTAGAGAGCTACTCGCTGCATTACACCATGCCGCTGTAA
- the murI gene encoding glutamate racemase — protein sequence MREAPIGVFDSGVGGLSVLAEIQQRLPHESLLYVADCGNIPYGEKTPEFIRQRCSLVAGFFREQGAKALVLACNTATVAAVADLRRDYPDWPIIGMEPAVKPAAAATRSGVVGVLATTGTLQSAKFAALLDRFATDIKVITRPCPGLVERIEAGDLHSPALRQLLQGYVEPLLAAGCDTLILGCTHYPFLKPLLKSMIPEDISLIDTGAAVARQLERLLGERELLAAGPARQARFWTSGDPYHFKHILPLLWKEAGAVQSFAL from the coding sequence ATGCGTGAGGCGCCGATCGGTGTCTTCGACTCCGGCGTCGGCGGCCTGTCGGTGCTGGCGGAGATCCAGCAGCGCCTGCCCCATGAGTCGCTGCTATATGTAGCCGATTGCGGCAACATTCCCTACGGCGAGAAAACCCCCGAATTCATCCGTCAGCGTTGCAGCCTGGTCGCCGGGTTTTTCCGCGAGCAGGGCGCCAAGGCGCTGGTGCTGGCCTGCAACACCGCGACCGTGGCCGCTGTCGCCGACCTGCGTCGGGACTACCCGGACTGGCCTATCATCGGCATGGAGCCCGCGGTCAAGCCGGCTGCCGCCGCCACCCGCAGCGGCGTGGTCGGCGTGCTGGCCACCACCGGAACCTTGCAGAGTGCCAAGTTCGCCGCCTTGCTCGATCGTTTCGCCACCGATATCAAGGTCATTACCCGGCCATGTCCGGGCCTGGTGGAGCGGATCGAAGCCGGGGACCTGCACAGCCCCGCGTTGCGCCAACTGCTGCAGGGTTATGTCGAACCGCTGCTGGCGGCCGGCTGTGACACCCTCATTCTCGGCTGCACCCACTATCCGTTTCTCAAGCCGTTGCTCAAGTCGATGATCCCCGAGGACATCAGCCTGATCGATACCGGGGCCGCGGTTGCCCGCCAGCTGGAGCGCCTGCTCGGCGAGCGCGAGCTGTTGGCTGCGGGGCCTGCACGCCAGGCCCGGTTCTGGACCAGTGGCGATCCGTATCACTTCAAACATATTCTGCCGCTGCTCTGGAAAGAGGCGGGAGCGGTGCAAAGCTTCGCCCTATAA
- a CDS encoding molybdopterin-synthase adenylyltransferase MoeB codes for MLNDQELLRYSRQILLQHVDIDGQLRLKASRVLIVGLGGLGAPVALYLAAAGVGELHLADFDTVDLTNLQRQIIHDTDSIGLSKVDSAMGRLSAINPEIQLVPHRAALDADSLAAAVTAVDLVLDCTDNFSTREAVNAACVAAGKPLVSGAAIRLEGQLSVFDPRRPESPCYHCLYGHGSEAELTCSEAGVLGPLVGLVGSLQALEALKLLVGFGEPLVGRLLLIDALGTRFRELRVKRDPGCSVCGGPHA; via the coding sequence GTGCTGAACGATCAGGAGTTGTTGCGCTACAGCCGGCAGATTCTGTTGCAGCACGTCGACATCGACGGCCAGTTGCGACTCAAGGCCAGCCGCGTATTGATCGTCGGCCTGGGTGGCCTGGGCGCTCCGGTGGCCTTGTACCTGGCCGCCGCGGGCGTCGGCGAGCTGCACCTGGCCGACTTCGACACGGTCGACCTGACCAACCTGCAACGCCAGATCATCCATGACACCGACAGCATCGGCCTGAGCAAGGTCGATTCGGCGATGGGGCGTCTGTCCGCGATCAATCCCGAAATCCAGCTGGTGCCTCATCGTGCCGCGCTGGATGCCGACTCCCTGGCGGCCGCGGTCACGGCGGTGGACCTGGTACTCGATTGCACCGATAACTTCTCGACCCGCGAAGCAGTGAATGCCGCCTGTGTCGCCGCCGGCAAGCCGCTGGTCAGCGGCGCGGCGATTCGCCTGGAAGGGCAACTGTCGGTGTTCGACCCACGGCGTCCCGAGAGCCCGTGCTACCACTGTTTATATGGGCACGGCAGCGAAGCCGAACTGACCTGCAGCGAGGCCGGTGTGCTCGGGCCGCTGGTGGGGCTGGTGGGCAGCCTGCAGGCCCTCGAGGCCTTGAAGCTGCTGGTGGGGTTCGGCGAGCCGCTGGTGGGTCGCCTGTTGTTGATCGATGCCCTGGGCACGCGCTTTCGCGAACTGCGGGTCAAGCGCGACCCGGGCTGCAGCGTCTGTGGGGGCCCACATGCGTGA
- the prmC gene encoding peptide chain release factor N(5)-glutamine methyltransferase, whose protein sequence is MTIIASLLRAAQLPDSPTARLDAELLLAAALGKPRSFLHTWPERIVPSEAALTFSSYLQRRRSGEPVAYILGQQGFWKLDLEVAPHTLIPRPDTELLVEAALELLPATPARVLDLGTGSGAIALALASERPAWRVTAVDRVLEAVALAERNRQRLQLDNVTVLSSHWFSALPGERYQLIISNPPYIADADPHLAAGDVRFEPESALVAGKDGLDDLRLIIAQAPEHLEAGGWLMLEHGYDQAPAVRDLLLSQGFAEVHSRVDLGGHERISLGRLPC, encoded by the coding sequence ATGACCATCATCGCCAGCCTGTTGCGCGCCGCCCAATTGCCCGATTCGCCCACGGCCCGCCTGGATGCCGAGTTGCTGCTGGCCGCTGCCCTGGGCAAGCCGCGCAGCTTCCTGCACACCTGGCCCGAGCGGATCGTGCCCAGCGAAGCGGCGCTGACCTTCTCCAGTTACCTGCAGCGGCGCCGTTCCGGCGAACCGGTGGCTTACATCCTTGGCCAGCAGGGCTTCTGGAAGCTCGACCTGGAAGTGGCGCCACACACCCTGATTCCGCGTCCCGACACCGAATTGCTGGTGGAGGCGGCGCTGGAACTGCTGCCCGCCACCCCGGCCAGAGTGCTCGACCTGGGCACCGGCAGCGGCGCCATCGCCCTGGCCCTGGCCAGCGAGCGCCCGGCGTGGCGGGTCACCGCGGTCGACCGGGTGCTGGAAGCCGTGGCCCTGGCCGAACGCAACCGCCAGCGCCTGCAACTGGACAATGTCACGGTGCTGAGTAGCCATTGGTTCAGTGCTCTCCCAGGCGAGCGTTATCAGCTGATCATCAGCAACCCGCCCTATATCGCCGACGCCGACCCGCACCTGGCGGCGGGCGATGTGCGTTTCGAGCCGGAGAGCGCCCTGGTCGCGGGCAAGGACGGGCTGGACGACCTGCGCCTGATCATCGCCCAGGCGCCAGAGCATCTTGAGGCTGGCGGCTGGTTAATGCTCGAGCATGGCTACGACCAGGCGCCGGCTGTACGCGACCTGTTACTCAGCCAAGGGTTTGCCGAGGTGCACAGCCGTGTCGACCTGGGCGGTCATGAACGCATCAGCCTGGGGCGCCTGCCGTGCTGA
- the prfA gene encoding peptide chain release factor 1, whose translation MKASLLNKLDVLQDRFEELTALLGDGEVISDQAKFRAYSKEYAEVEPIVETYKQVLKVQADLEGAQALLKDSDPDMREMAVEEVREAKEQLVELESTLQRMLLPKDPNDGRNVFLEIRAGTGGDEAAIFSGDLFRMYSRYAERRGWRLEILSENEGEHGGYKEVIARVEGENVYGKLKFESGAHRVQRVPATESQGRIHTSACTVAVLPEPDEQEAIEINPADLRIDTYRSSGAGGQHVNKTDSAIRITHIPSGIVVECQEERSQHKNRARAMSWLSAKLNDQQTSAAANAIASERKLLVGSGDRSERIRTYNFPQGRVTDHRVNLTLYSLDEILAGGVEAVIEPLLAEYQADQLAALGE comes from the coding sequence ATGAAAGCGTCACTGCTCAATAAGCTGGATGTCCTCCAGGACCGTTTCGAAGAACTGACCGCGTTGCTTGGCGACGGCGAAGTCATTTCCGATCAGGCCAAGTTCCGCGCCTATTCCAAGGAGTACGCGGAAGTCGAGCCGATCGTCGAGACCTATAAACAGGTGCTCAAGGTCCAGGCCGACCTCGAGGGCGCCCAGGCGCTGCTCAAGGACAGCGATCCGGACATGCGTGAAATGGCGGTGGAAGAAGTCCGCGAGGCCAAGGAACAACTGGTCGAGCTGGAAAGCACCCTGCAACGGATGCTGCTGCCCAAGGACCCCAACGACGGGCGCAACGTGTTCCTGGAAATCCGCGCCGGCACCGGTGGCGACGAGGCGGCGATCTTCTCCGGCGACCTGTTCCGCATGTATTCGCGTTATGCCGAGCGGCGTGGCTGGCGGCTGGAGATCCTCTCGGAAAACGAGGGCGAGCACGGCGGCTATAAAGAAGTCATCGCCCGGGTCGAAGGCGAGAACGTCTACGGCAAGCTGAAATTCGAATCCGGTGCCCACCGCGTGCAGCGGGTGCCGGCCACCGAGTCCCAGGGCCGCATCCATACTTCGGCCTGCACCGTGGCGGTATTGCCCGAGCCGGACGAACAGGAAGCCATCGAGATCAACCCCGCGGACCTGCGGATCGATACCTACCGCTCCTCCGGTGCCGGTGGCCAGCACGTCAACAAGACCGACTCGGCGATCCGCATCACCCACATCCCGTCGGGAATCGTGGTCGAGTGCCAGGAAGAACGCTCCCAGCACAAGAACCGGGCGCGGGCCATGTCCTGGCTGTCGGCCAAGCTCAACGACCAGCAGACCAGCGCCGCGGCCAACGCGATTGCCAGCGAACGCAAGCTGCTGGTGGGTTCGGGCGACCGTTCCGAGCGCATTCGCACCTACAACTTTCCCCAGGGCCGGGTGACCGATCACCGCGTCAACCTGACTCTCTATTCCCTCGATGAAATCCTCGCCGGTGGCGTCGAGGCCGTGATCGAACCGCTTCTGGCCGAATACCAGGCCGATCAACTTGCGGCACTGGGCGAGTAA
- the hemA gene encoding glutamyl-tRNA reductase, translating to MAFLALGINHKTASVDVRERVAFTPEQLVEALQQLCRLTDSREAAILSTCNRSELYIEQDHLSADIVLRWLAEYHHLSLEDLRASAYVHEDDAAVRHMMRVASGLDSLVLGEPQILGQMKSAYAVAREAGTIGPLLGRLFQATFSAAKQVRTDTAIGENPVSVAFAAVSLAKQIFSDLQRSQALLIGAGETITLVARHLHDLGVKRIVVANRTLERASTLAEQFGAHAVLLSDIPQELVHSDIVISSTASQLPILGKGAVESALKLRKHKPIFMVDIAVPRDIEPEVGELDDVYLYTVDDLHEVVAENLKSRQGAAQAAEELVNIGAEDFMVRLRELAAVDVLKAYRQQSERLRDEELQKAQRMLANGSSAEDVLMQLARGLTNKLLHAPSVQLKKLTAEGRLDALAMAQELFALGEGASDSSDKKPQ from the coding sequence ATGGCCTTCCTCGCACTCGGTATTAACCACAAGACTGCTTCAGTAGACGTCCGCGAGCGCGTGGCCTTTACCCCTGAGCAGTTGGTTGAGGCCTTGCAGCAGCTCTGCCGCCTCACCGACAGCCGCGAAGCTGCGATCCTCTCCACCTGCAATCGCAGTGAACTCTATATAGAACAGGATCACCTTTCAGCGGATATCGTGCTGCGCTGGCTGGCCGAGTATCACCATCTGAGCCTCGAAGACCTGCGCGCCAGTGCCTATGTGCACGAAGACGATGCGGCCGTTCGTCACATGATGCGTGTCGCCTCGGGGCTGGACTCGCTGGTGCTGGGCGAACCGCAGATCCTCGGGCAGATGAAATCCGCCTACGCCGTGGCGCGTGAGGCCGGAACCATTGGTCCGCTGCTGGGGCGGCTGTTCCAGGCTACCTTCAGCGCCGCCAAGCAGGTGCGTACCGACACCGCCATCGGCGAAAACCCGGTTTCCGTGGCCTTTGCCGCGGTGAGCCTGGCGAAACAGATTTTCAGCGATCTGCAGCGCAGCCAGGCGCTACTGATCGGCGCCGGCGAGACCATCACCCTGGTCGCCCGCCACCTGCATGACCTGGGGGTCAAGCGCATCGTGGTCGCCAACCGCACGCTGGAGCGCGCCAGCACCCTGGCCGAACAGTTTGGAGCCCATGCCGTGCTGCTGTCGGATATTCCCCAGGAGCTGGTGCACAGCGATATCGTCATCAGTTCCACCGCCAGCCAGTTGCCGATCCTTGGCAAGGGCGCGGTGGAAAGCGCGCTGAAGCTGCGCAAGCACAAGCCGATCTTCATGGTGGATATTGCCGTTCCGCGGGATATCGAACCGGAAGTCGGCGAGTTGGACGACGTTTACCTCTATACCGTCGACGATCTCCACGAAGTGGTCGCCGAAAACCTCAAGAGCCGCCAAGGCGCGGCGCAGGCGGCGGAAGAGCTGGTGAACATCGGCGCCGAGGACTTCATGGTGCGCCTGCGCGAGCTGGCTGCGGTGGACGTGCTCAAGGCGTATCGTCAGCAGAGCGAGCGCCTGCGCGATGAGGAACTGCAAAAGGCCCAGCGCATGCTGGCCAACGGCAGCAGCGCCGAAGACGTCCTGATGCAACTGGCTCGCGGCCTGACCAACAAACTGCTGCATGCGCCCAGCGTCCAGTTGAAAAAACTGACCGCTGAAGGCCGCCTGGATGCGCTGGCCATGGCCCAGGAACTCTTTGCCCTCGGTGAGGGCGCTTCGGACTCTTCGGATAAAAAACCGCAATGA